A part of Paraliobacillus zengyii genomic DNA contains:
- a CDS encoding F0F1 ATP synthase subunit epsilon, whose protein sequence is MKTLTVSVVTPDGPILEDTFEMVSCKAENGELGILPNHIPLIAPLVISVTRLKRDDETIKIAINGGFVEVNNNKVTILAQSAETPGVIDVQRARKAKERAERRLQTKQDDVDFKRAEYALKRALNRLDVIENK, encoded by the coding sequence TTGAAAACACTAACGGTGAGTGTTGTCACTCCTGATGGCCCTATTTTAGAAGACACATTTGAAATGGTTAGTTGTAAAGCTGAAAACGGTGAATTAGGAATTCTCCCAAATCACATTCCATTAATTGCGCCACTTGTAATTAGTGTGACACGATTAAAAAGAGATGACGAAACGATAAAAATTGCAATAAATGGCGGGTTTGTTGAAGTGAATAACAACAAAGTAACCATTCTTGCGCAATCAGCTGAAACGCCTGGTGTCATCGATGTTCAGCGTGCTCGTAAAGCGAAAGAACGTGCTGAAAGGCGTTTGCAAACTAAACAAGATGATGTTGATTTTAAAAGGGCAGAATATGCACTTAAACGTGCACTAAATCGTCTAGATGTGATAGAAAACAAATAG
- the atpD gene encoding F0F1 ATP synthase subunit beta, whose amino-acid sequence MSKGHVTQVMGPVIDVKFDNGQLPEVYDALIISPKEENGVALTLEVALHLGDNSVRTIAMQATEGIQRGAEVISTGAAISVPVGDLTLGRIFNVLGEEIDLGEKLPDDVRRDPIHRQSPEFEHLATDTEILETGIKVVDLLAPYIKGGKIGLFGGAGVGKTVLIQELINNIAQEHGGISVFAGVGERTREGNDLYFEMKDSGVITKTAMVFGQMNEPPGARMRVALTGLTMAEYFRDDQGQDVLLFIDNIFRFTQAGSEVSALLGRMPSAVGYQPTLATEMGQLQERITSTNKGSVTSIQAIYVPADDYTDPAPATTFAHLDATTNLDRKLSEQGIYPAVDPLASTSRALDPEVVGEEHYNVSREVQRTLQKYKELQDIIAILGMDELSDEDKLTVSRARRIQFFLSQNFHVAEQFTGLPGSYVPVKETIRGFKEILAGKYDDLPEDAFRLVGTIEDVVEKAKQMA is encoded by the coding sequence ATGAGTAAAGGACACGTAACGCAAGTAATGGGACCAGTTATTGATGTAAAATTTGATAATGGACAGCTCCCTGAAGTATATGATGCATTAATCATTTCTCCTAAAGAGGAAAATGGTGTTGCATTAACACTTGAAGTAGCATTACATTTAGGTGACAATTCAGTTCGTACAATTGCCATGCAGGCAACAGAAGGTATTCAACGAGGAGCAGAAGTAATTAGTACTGGTGCTGCTATTTCTGTACCTGTAGGTGATCTTACATTAGGTCGTATATTTAATGTGTTGGGAGAAGAGATTGATTTAGGTGAAAAATTACCTGATGATGTTCGTCGCGATCCAATTCATCGTCAATCACCAGAGTTCGAACATTTGGCGACTGATACAGAAATTTTAGAAACAGGAATTAAGGTTGTTGATTTATTAGCACCATACATTAAAGGTGGTAAAATCGGTTTGTTTGGTGGAGCCGGTGTAGGTAAAACGGTTTTAATCCAAGAGCTTATTAATAATATCGCACAAGAACATGGTGGTATTTCTGTATTTGCTGGGGTTGGAGAACGTACACGTGAAGGTAATGACCTTTACTTTGAAATGAAAGACTCAGGCGTTATTACTAAAACAGCAATGGTGTTCGGTCAAATGAACGAGCCACCTGGTGCACGTATGCGCGTAGCTTTAACTGGACTAACAATGGCAGAATACTTCCGTGATGATCAAGGACAAGACGTATTATTGTTTATTGATAATATTTTCCGTTTCACACAAGCGGGTTCTGAAGTATCTGCATTGCTAGGCCGTATGCCTTCAGCTGTTGGGTATCAGCCAACATTAGCGACGGAGATGGGTCAGTTACAAGAACGTATTACATCAACCAATAAAGGTTCTGTTACATCAATTCAAGCGATTTATGTACCTGCGGATGACTATACCGATCCAGCGCCTGCAACAACATTTGCGCACTTAGATGCAACAACTAACTTGGATCGTAAATTATCAGAGCAAGGTATTTATCCTGCTGTTGATCCGTTAGCATCAACTTCACGTGCACTAGACCCTGAAGTTGTTGGAGAAGAGCATTATAACGTATCTCGTGAAGTACAGCGTACACTACAAAAGTATAAAGAATTACAAGATATTATTGCAATTCTAGGGATGGACGAATTATCTGATGAAGATAAATTAACCGTTTCTCGCGCTCGTCGCATACAATTCTTTTTATCGCAGAATTTCCACGTAGCTGAACAGTTTACTGGTCTTCCAGGTTCATATGTGCCAGTAAAAGAAACGATACGAGGCTTTAAAGAAATTTTAGCTGGTAAATATGATGATCTTCCCGAAGACGCATTTCGTTTAGTTGGAACAATTGAAGATGTTGTTGAAAAAGCAAAACAAATGGCGTAA
- the atpG gene encoding ATP synthase F1 subunit gamma → MASLRDIQTRIGSTKKTKQITNAMQMVSASKLSKAELSSKSYIPYSEKMQEMVHHIALSNETFEHPMLKPRKVKKTAYFVITSDRGLAGPFNSSVLRKVYRTIQEKHQSVSEYTLIVVGRMGRDFFKQRDMPITNEIIGLSDQPVFSDIKDLTLESVQLYIDEEVDELNIVYNHYISAISQEVVTKKLLPLTDFENTEQTPVSKNNSAFEFEPSKAEILESLLPQYAESLIYGALLDSKASEHAARMSAMRSATDNANDLIDDLSLQYNRARQAAITQEITEIVGGAAAQK, encoded by the coding sequence GTGGCATCACTAAGAGATATTCAAACACGAATAGGCTCAACTAAAAAAACAAAACAAATTACAAATGCGATGCAAATGGTTTCAGCATCAAAGCTCAGTAAGGCGGAATTAAGTTCAAAGTCTTATATCCCATACAGTGAAAAGATGCAAGAAATGGTTCATCATATCGCATTGAGTAATGAGACATTTGAACACCCTATGTTAAAACCAAGAAAAGTGAAAAAGACAGCGTATTTCGTCATTACATCTGATCGTGGATTAGCTGGACCTTTTAACAGTAGTGTATTACGTAAGGTGTACCGTACCATTCAGGAAAAACATCAATCTGTATCAGAGTATACATTGATTGTAGTCGGACGAATGGGGAGAGACTTCTTTAAACAACGAGATATGCCAATTACAAATGAAATTATTGGTTTATCAGATCAACCTGTTTTTTCGGATATTAAAGATCTAACATTGGAGTCCGTACAACTATATATTGATGAAGAAGTAGATGAATTAAACATTGTCTATAATCATTATATTAGTGCAATCTCACAAGAAGTAGTTACCAAAAAATTACTACCTCTTACAGACTTTGAAAATACGGAACAAACACCAGTTAGTAAGAACAACAGTGCATTTGAATTTGAACCGAGTAAAGCAGAAATATTGGAGTCATTGTTACCCCAATATGCAGAAAGCTTAATCTATGGTGCTTTATTAGATAGTAAAGCAAGTGAACACGCAGCACGCATGTCAGCAATGCGCAGTGCTACAGATAATGCGAACGATTTAATTGATGATTTATCTTTACAATATAATCGAGCTCGTCAAGCTGCTATTACACAAGAAATCACGGAAATTGTCGGTGGAGCAGCAGCCCAAAAATAG
- the atpA gene encoding F0F1 ATP synthase subunit alpha translates to MSIKAEEISALIKQQIENYQADIEVTDVGTVIEIGDGIARVHGLDNVMSGELVEFSNGVMGLAQNLEESNVGIVILGPYTEIREGDEVRRTGRIMEVPVGRELLGRVVNPLGQPIDGKGPIETSKTRPIEAPAPGVMDRKSVHEPLQTGIKAIDALVPIGRGQRELIIGDRQTGKTTVAIDTIINQKDQDMICIYVAIGQKDSTVRSTTEVFRRHGALDYTIVVSAGASEPAPLQYLAPYAGVSMGEEFMYDGKHVLVVYDDLSKQANAYRELSLLLKRPPGREAFPGDVFYLHSRLLERAAKLSDAKGSGSLTALPFVETQAGDISAYIPTNVISITDGQIFLQSDLFFSGVRPAINPGLSVSRVGGSAQIKAMKKVAGTLRLDLASYRELESFAQFGSDLDKATQAKLNRGARTVEVLKQGLHKPLVVEKQVVIIYALVRGYLDDIEIDDITRFQSEYFDYFDANHADILTTIRETGNLAEAEAMNAAIEAFKAQFVGKSK, encoded by the coding sequence ATGAGCATAAAAGCTGAAGAAATCAGTGCGCTGATTAAACAGCAAATTGAGAATTATCAAGCTGATATTGAAGTTACTGATGTCGGTACGGTTATCGAAATCGGTGATGGTATTGCACGTGTACATGGTCTTGATAACGTTATGTCAGGTGAGCTTGTTGAATTTTCAAATGGAGTAATGGGATTAGCCCAGAACTTAGAAGAAAGTAATGTGGGGATTGTTATCTTAGGTCCTTATACAGAGATTCGCGAAGGCGATGAAGTTCGTCGTACTGGTCGTATTATGGAAGTGCCGGTTGGTCGTGAATTACTAGGTCGTGTAGTAAATCCATTAGGACAACCAATTGATGGGAAAGGGCCAATTGAGACGAGTAAAACACGTCCAATTGAAGCGCCAGCACCAGGTGTAATGGATCGTAAATCTGTTCATGAACCACTACAAACAGGTATTAAAGCAATTGATGCACTTGTGCCAATTGGTCGCGGACAACGCGAATTAATTATTGGTGATCGTCAAACAGGTAAGACGACTGTTGCAATTGATACGATCATTAATCAAAAAGACCAAGACATGATTTGTATTTATGTTGCTATTGGTCAAAAAGATTCTACTGTTCGTTCTACAACAGAAGTATTTCGTAGACACGGCGCATTAGATTACACAATAGTAGTTAGTGCCGGTGCGTCAGAACCTGCACCACTTCAGTACTTAGCGCCATATGCTGGTGTTTCTATGGGTGAAGAGTTTATGTATGACGGAAAGCATGTGCTAGTTGTATATGATGATCTATCTAAACAAGCGAATGCATACCGTGAATTATCACTATTACTGAAACGTCCACCGGGCCGTGAAGCATTCCCAGGTGATGTATTCTACTTACACTCACGTCTATTAGAACGTGCAGCAAAGCTTAGTGACGCAAAAGGATCAGGCTCATTAACAGCCTTACCATTTGTTGAAACACAAGCTGGTGATATTTCAGCGTATATTCCTACCAATGTTATATCCATTACAGATGGACAAATATTCTTGCAGTCTGATCTATTTTTCTCTGGTGTTCGTCCAGCGATTAATCCAGGTCTATCGGTATCACGTGTTGGTGGATCAGCACAAATTAAAGCGATGAAGAAAGTTGCAGGAACATTGCGTTTGGATCTAGCTTCTTATCGAGAATTAGAGTCATTTGCACAGTTCGGATCTGACTTAGACAAAGCAACACAAGCAAAACTTAATCGTGGTGCTCGTACGGTAGAAGTTTTAAAACAAGGCCTACATAAACCACTTGTAGTTGAAAAACAAGTTGTTATTATCTATGCGTTGGTTCGTGGCTATTTAGATGATATCGAAATTGATGATATTACGCGTTTCCAATCAGAGTACTTTGATTATTTTGATGCAAATCATGCTGACATCTTAACAACAATCCGTGAAACCGGAAATCTTGCTGAAGCAGAAGCAATGAATGCAGCTATTGAAGCGTTCAAAGCACAATTTGTAGGGAAAAGTAAATAA
- a CDS encoding F0F1 ATP synthase subunit delta, which yields MSKAVIAKRYAEALFQLAQQKENVDSIESQLLIVKEVFQQNQDFNDFLEHPGFDGLKKKQIIDQAFHDFAKEVRNTLKLLIDRHNESAVPEIVDQFCAFANESKGVAVATVYSVRLLSEEEKQQLQVVFTKKLAVKSLTINNVIDPSIMGGIKLKVGNTIYDGSVKGKLERIERNIVSVN from the coding sequence ATGAGTAAAGCAGTGATTGCTAAACGCTACGCAGAAGCTCTTTTTCAACTTGCTCAACAAAAAGAAAATGTTGATTCAATTGAATCTCAACTTTTAATAGTCAAGGAAGTTTTTCAACAAAATCAAGATTTTAATGATTTTTTAGAACATCCTGGCTTTGATGGGTTGAAAAAGAAACAAATAATTGATCAAGCTTTTCATGATTTTGCAAAAGAAGTTCGCAACACATTGAAGCTATTAATAGATCGTCATAATGAAAGTGCTGTTCCAGAAATCGTAGATCAATTCTGTGCATTCGCTAATGAATCTAAAGGAGTAGCAGTAGCGACAGTTTACTCTGTTCGTCTCCTCTCTGAAGAAGAAAAGCAGCAGTTACAAGTTGTATTCACAAAGAAACTAGCTGTTAAATCATTAACAATTAACAATGTAATTGATCCTTCTATTATGGGTGGCATCAAGCTTAAAGTTGGTAATACCATTTATGATGGCTCTGTAAAAGGAAAATTAGAACGAATTGAACGTAATATCGTTTCAGTAAATTAA
- the atpF gene encoding F0F1 ATP synthase subunit B codes for MQDLAGNLILGAAVGGLNSGDIIFSLLSFAILLYLLKKFAWGPLLNKMEERENYIANELDVAEKNRISAEKATEEANERLKQTRQEAQVIIEDAKKAGIEQEQIIIKAAETAADRMKQSAQAEIQQEKESAIQALQAQVASLSVQIASKVIEKELNAQDQEKLISDYMKEIGEE; via the coding sequence GTGCAAGATTTAGCTGGAAATCTTATTCTCGGAGCTGCAGTTGGCGGTCTAAATAGTGGAGATATTATTTTTTCGTTACTAAGCTTTGCGATATTACTTTATCTATTAAAGAAATTTGCTTGGGGTCCATTACTTAATAAAATGGAAGAACGAGAAAACTACATTGCAAATGAATTAGATGTTGCCGAAAAAAACCGTATCTCAGCAGAGAAAGCGACAGAAGAAGCAAATGAGCGCTTAAAACAAACACGTCAAGAAGCACAAGTTATTATCGAAGATGCTAAAAAGGCTGGAATCGAACAAGAACAAATCATTATAAAAGCAGCTGAAACTGCTGCAGATAGAATGAAACAATCTGCACAGGCAGAAATTCAGCAAGAAAAAGAAAGTGCCATTCAAGCACTTCAAGCACAGGTGGCTTCACTTTCTGTTCAAATTGCTAGTAAAGTAATTGAAAAAGAACTAAATGCACAAGATCAAGAAAAACTAATTTCTGACTATATGAAAGAGATAGGAGAAGAATAA
- the atpE gene encoding F0F1 ATP synthase subunit C codes for MEALAAALAAGLAALGAGLGSSMVVKTTVEGIARQPELRGPLTTVMLIGIPLVEAVPILAIVVAFMVL; via the coding sequence ATGGAAGCATTAGCAGCAGCATTAGCAGCAGGATTGGCAGCATTAGGAGCAGGTTTAGGAAGTAGTATGGTAGTTAAGACAACAGTTGAGGGGATCGCACGTCAACCAGAATTAAGAGGACCATTAACTACAGTTATGTTAATTGGTATTCCACTAGTAGAGGCCGTTCCGATCTTAGCTATCGTTGTAGCCTTCATGGTACTGTAG
- the atpB gene encoding F0F1 ATP synthase subunit A, with amino-acid sequence MDHESPMVYDFLGISGLNFNASTVLMIFVASAIVFILGFVGSRKLQTKPTGMQNAMELLIDFVKGIIGDTMDWRSGKMFLPLGLTLILYIFISNILGVIMMGVYDHELWWKSPTSDVGITLSLAAFIMILSNFYGIKIKGMKGYFKDMTSPVAFILPFKLIEEITNTMTLGFRLFGNIFAGEILLSLIAQMAFMAGPGSYIFSLVPMIVWQGFSLFVGAIQAFVFTMLTMVYMSHKVADDH; translated from the coding sequence GTGGACCACGAATCACCAATGGTATATGATTTTCTTGGTATTTCAGGACTCAACTTTAACGCGTCAACTGTACTGATGATCTTTGTAGCATCAGCCATTGTATTTATTCTTGGTTTTGTAGGTAGTCGTAAGTTGCAAACGAAACCAACTGGTATGCAGAATGCGATGGAGCTTCTTATCGACTTCGTAAAGGGCATTATTGGCGATACAATGGATTGGCGCAGTGGGAAAATGTTTTTGCCTTTAGGACTCACATTAATTTTATACATCTTTATTAGCAATATTTTAGGTGTTATTATGATGGGGGTATACGATCATGAGTTATGGTGGAAATCACCGACATCTGACGTAGGTATAACATTGTCACTTGCAGCATTTATTATGATTCTTTCAAACTTTTATGGGATTAAAATTAAAGGTATGAAAGGTTATTTTAAAGATATGACAAGCCCAGTTGCATTCATCTTACCATTTAAGTTAATCGAGGAAATCACGAATACAATGACACTTGGTTTTCGTTTGTTTGGTAATATTTTTGCAGGGGAGATTTTATTATCCCTTATAGCCCAAATGGCATTTATGGCTGGACCAGGTAGCTATATTTTTTCACTGGTACCGATGATTGTATGGCAAGGATTTAGTTTATTTGTTGGGGCGATTCAAGCCTTTGTATTCACTATGTTAACGATGGTTTACATGTCGCATAAAGTGGCAGATGATCATTAA
- a CDS encoding ATP synthase subunit I: MHEYEQMISRQKKWMFYYLAILALGTALTSYHSIFNGLLLGSAVSFYNLWLLQRKMKKLGEAIVNNKKIFSLGTLVRFGSIAVSVLIALEFEQYFHFIAVIIGLMTMYVVIMVDGLLFLTRD; this comes from the coding sequence ATGCATGAATATGAACAAATGATATCTCGTCAGAAAAAATGGATGTTTTATTATCTTGCGATTCTAGCTTTAGGTACGGCGCTAACATCTTACCATAGTATATTTAATGGTTTGTTACTTGGTAGTGCAGTTAGTTTTTATAATCTCTGGTTGCTCCAAAGGAAAATGAAAAAGCTAGGTGAAGCTATTGTAAATAACAAAAAGATTTTTAGTCTCGGAACATTAGTCCGATTTGGTTCAATTGCAGTATCTGTCTTAATTGCATTAGAATTTGAGCAGTATTTTCATTTTATTGCAGTGATTATCGGATTAATGACAATGTATGTTGTTATTATGGTAGATGGCTTATTATTCCTAACAAGAGATTAA
- a CDS encoding S8 family serine peptidase, whose translation MRTRAILSILIALVFIIPPITSQAQTETQSIIIEVEGNPHEQKEYIEAYYPTVEVLEVYDTLFQGLALRGKAHQLDRLNGLDFLKKAYPVQTYQITEEAPINESVPFLLQDEVTQESLSYTGKGVKIGVIDTGIDYQHPDLEKNYKGGFDLVDMDADPMETQVEQGLPTIHGTHVAGIIAANGKMKGVAPDADLYGYRALGPGGAGTSVQVIAALEKAVKDGMDIINMSLGNTINGPDWPTSIAVNRAVDEGVSVVIANGNSGPDDWTVGSPATATKSIGVGSSTPPIKTASLYDSFENKKIELITLAGAPAWDLQKKYPIVNGGDGKKAIPDARGKIVLIERGDISFTEKAKQAETSGAAAVLIYNNEKGTFQGGMEQEISIPVTGISQADGEWLLDQLDTHSYWIETDYQITQDQISDFSSRGPVTANWQIKPEIVAPGAQITSTVPGGYQTLQGTSMAAPHIAGSLAVLKEAHPDWTPTQLKGALLTQALPLTDGEQLYEPIEQGMGRIRLSESINTATIITNPLLSFGKINTGKESNVVNLEVKNVSGKPQTYSFDLPEQTKGLRWYTPKTFTIEPGQTEQVPIELAITSSLLEPGLYQGWLELSNQEQTFSLPYMYVNQMSNFPKAMGFELELTPFQEKNYTYRFYSPEVAEKITVDLYDPNTLTFQQTLFSLDDPEPGVIEGEIPLKLMPKKGEYIADISVETEKEEVFHYQMNILIE comes from the coding sequence ATGCGAACCAGAGCCATTCTATCTATTCTTATTGCGCTAGTCTTTATCATCCCCCCGATTACAAGTCAAGCGCAAACAGAGACACAATCAATTATTATAGAAGTGGAAGGGAATCCACACGAACAAAAAGAATATATTGAAGCATACTATCCAACAGTCGAAGTGCTCGAAGTTTATGATACCCTCTTTCAAGGGCTAGCATTACGTGGTAAAGCGCATCAGTTAGACCGTCTGAATGGATTAGATTTTCTGAAAAAAGCTTATCCAGTCCAAACGTATCAAATAACAGAAGAAGCTCCGATTAACGAGAGTGTTCCTTTTCTACTACAAGATGAAGTAACACAAGAATCCTTATCTTATACAGGTAAAGGTGTAAAGATTGGTGTGATAGATACAGGTATTGATTATCAACATCCTGATTTAGAAAAGAACTATAAAGGTGGATTCGATCTTGTTGATATGGACGCGGATCCAATGGAAACACAAGTAGAACAAGGATTACCGACTATCCATGGGACACATGTTGCCGGCATTATCGCTGCGAACGGAAAGATGAAAGGTGTAGCACCTGATGCAGATCTTTATGGTTATCGCGCACTAGGACCAGGTGGTGCTGGAACGTCCGTGCAAGTCATCGCAGCCTTAGAGAAGGCAGTGAAAGACGGGATGGATATCATTAATATGTCACTTGGCAATACTATTAATGGTCCAGATTGGCCGACTAGTATAGCTGTTAACCGTGCAGTAGATGAGGGTGTGTCCGTTGTGATCGCGAATGGAAATTCTGGTCCAGATGATTGGACAGTAGGTTCTCCTGCAACAGCAACAAAGTCGATAGGAGTTGGTTCCTCCACACCTCCAATCAAGACAGCTTCTTTATACGATAGTTTTGAAAATAAAAAAATAGAGCTTATCACATTAGCAGGCGCACCAGCATGGGATTTACAGAAAAAATATCCGATAGTAAATGGTGGGGATGGAAAGAAGGCAATACCTGATGCAAGAGGGAAGATCGTTTTAATAGAACGAGGAGATATTTCATTCACGGAAAAGGCCAAACAAGCAGAAACTTCAGGAGCAGCTGCTGTGCTTATATATAATAATGAAAAAGGCACCTTTCAAGGCGGAATGGAGCAAGAGATTTCTATTCCAGTTACAGGTATATCACAAGCAGATGGCGAGTGGTTGTTAGACCAATTGGACACGCACAGCTATTGGATTGAGACAGATTATCAGATCACACAAGATCAAATTTCAGATTTTAGCTCACGTGGCCCTGTAACGGCTAACTGGCAAATCAAACCTGAAATTGTTGCACCTGGAGCACAAATCACAAGCACAGTCCCAGGTGGTTATCAAACACTTCAAGGAACAAGTATGGCTGCCCCGCATATTGCAGGTTCACTTGCTGTTTTAAAAGAAGCACATCCTGATTGGACGCCAACTCAATTAAAAGGGGCACTCCTGACCCAAGCGTTACCACTGACGGATGGGGAACAATTATATGAGCCGATTGAGCAAGGGATGGGTAGAATCAGATTATCAGAATCGATTAATACCGCAACGATTATTACGAATCCATTACTATCATTTGGTAAAATTAATACCGGAAAAGAAAGCAACGTTGTAAATCTTGAAGTGAAAAATGTATCAGGTAAACCACAAACCTATTCTTTTGACTTACCTGAACAAACAAAGGGATTACGTTGGTATACACCAAAGACTTTCACGATTGAGCCGGGTCAAACAGAGCAAGTTCCAATCGAATTAGCGATTACGAGCAGTTTACTGGAACCAGGACTTTATCAGGGGTGGTTAGAACTTTCAAATCAAGAACAAACCTTTTCTTTACCTTACATGTATGTGAATCAAATGAGTAATTTCCCTAAAGCAATGGGTTTTGAATTAGAGTTAACCCCTTTTCAGGAAAAAAATTATACGTATCGCTTTTACTCACCAGAGGTTGCAGAAAAAATTACGGTTGATTTATATGATCCGAATACCCTGACATTTCAACAGACACTATTTAGTCTAGATGATCCTGAACCAGGTGTAATAGAAGGGGAAATCCCATTGAAATTAATGCCTAAAAAAGGGGAATATATTGCTGATATTTCTGTTGAGACTGAAAAAGAAGAAGTTTTTCACTATCAAATGAATATATTGATTGAGTAA
- the upp gene encoding uracil phosphoribosyltransferase, with protein MGNVFVLDHPLIQHKLTYIRNKETGTKEFRELVDEVAGLMAFEITRDLPVEEKTIETPVTTAVTKTLSGKKIGLIPILRAGLGMVDGVLRLIPAAKVGHVGLYRDPETLLPVEYYIKLPSDIEERELIVIDPMLATGGSANDAIESLKKRGATNIKLMCLVAAPEGVELIKKNHPDVDIYLAALDEKLNDHGYIVPGLGDAGDRLFGTK; from the coding sequence GTGGGAAATGTATTTGTACTGGATCATCCATTAATACAACACAAACTGACGTATATTCGAAATAAAGAAACGGGTACAAAAGAATTTCGTGAATTAGTTGATGAAGTGGCCGGTTTAATGGCTTTTGAAATTACCAGAGATCTACCTGTAGAGGAAAAAACAATAGAAACACCAGTAACTACTGCAGTTACAAAAACATTAAGTGGAAAGAAAATTGGTTTAATACCTATTTTACGTGCCGGATTAGGTATGGTAGACGGCGTATTACGCTTAATTCCAGCAGCAAAAGTAGGACATGTTGGCCTTTATCGCGATCCAGAAACATTATTACCAGTAGAATATTATATTAAATTACCTTCTGATATTGAAGAGCGTGAATTAATTGTCATTGATCCAATGCTTGCTACCGGTGGTTCTGCTAATGATGCGATTGAATCATTGAAGAAGCGCGGCGCAACAAATATTAAATTGATGTGTTTAGTAGCAGCACCAGAAGGCGTAGAATTGATTAAAAAAAATCATCCTGATGTAGATATCTATCTTGCAGCATTAGATGAAAAATTAAATGATCATGGCTATATCGTTCCGGGTCTAGGTGACGCGGGTGACCGTTTATTCGGTACCAAATAA
- the glyA gene encoding serine hydroxymethyltransferase has product MEHVKQNDLELFQAMEQERERQNDKIELIASENFVSEAVMEAQGSVLTNKYAEGYPGKRYYGGCEYVDIAENLARDRAKQLFGAEHVNVQPHSGAQANMAVYFTILEPGDTVLGMNLNHGGHLTHGSPVNFSGTLYNFEDYGVDPDSEQIDYAVLLEKAIEVKPKLIVAGASAYSRTIDFKKFREIADQVGAYLMVDMAHIAGLVAAGLHPDPVPHAHFVTTTTHKTLRGPRGGMILCKEEFAKQIDKSIFPGIQGGPLMHVIAAKATAFKEALSDDFKVYGQNIIDNAKRFGETLQSEGIRIVSGGTDNHLLLLDVRDLGLTGKVAEKALDDIGITTNKNTIPFDPESPFVTSGVRVGTAAVTTRGFGLAEMEEVASIIAFTLKNHEDETKLQEAKTRVKELTAKFPLYKR; this is encoded by the coding sequence ATGGAGCATGTGAAACAAAATGATTTAGAGCTTTTCCAAGCAATGGAACAGGAACGCGAGCGTCAAAATGACAAAATTGAGTTAATTGCATCTGAAAACTTTGTCTCTGAAGCAGTAATGGAAGCCCAAGGATCTGTACTTACAAACAAGTACGCGGAAGGCTACCCTGGCAAACGCTATTATGGTGGTTGTGAATATGTTGATATCGCTGAAAATTTGGCACGGGATCGTGCAAAACAGCTATTTGGTGCAGAACACGTTAACGTTCAACCCCATTCGGGAGCGCAAGCAAATATGGCGGTTTATTTCACGATTTTAGAGCCTGGGGATACTGTTTTAGGTATGAACCTTAATCATGGTGGACATTTAACACACGGGAGTCCAGTTAACTTTAGTGGAACGCTTTATAATTTTGAAGATTATGGGGTAGATCCTGATTCAGAGCAAATTGATTACGCTGTTCTATTGGAAAAAGCAATCGAAGTAAAGCCGAAGCTAATTGTTGCTGGTGCTAGTGCTTATTCACGTACAATTGACTTCAAAAAATTCAGAGAAATCGCTGATCAAGTAGGTGCCTATTTGATGGTTGATATGGCTCACATTGCTGGACTTGTAGCAGCAGGTTTGCATCCTGATCCAGTTCCACATGCCCATTTTGTAACGACAACAACGCATAAAACACTTAGAGGTCCGCGCGGTGGAATGATTTTGTGTAAAGAAGAGTTTGCAAAACAAATTGATAAATCTATTTTCCCTGGTATTCAAGGTGGTCCATTAATGCACGTCATTGCAGCGAAAGCAACTGCATTTAAAGAAGCTCTATCGGATGATTTTAAAGTATATGGCCAAAATATTATTGATAATGCAAAACGTTTTGGTGAGACATTACAATCAGAAGGTATTCGCATTGTATCAGGTGGAACGGATAACCATTTATTATTATTAGATGTACGTGATCTTGGATTAACCGGAAAAGTTGCTGAAAAGGCACTAGACGATATTGGGATTACAACAAACAAAAATACCATCCCATTTGATCCAGAAAGTCCATTTGTAACAAGTGGCGTTCGTGTCGGAACTGCAGCTGTAACTACTCGTGGATTTGGTTTAGCAGAAATGGAAGAAGTAGCATCTATCATTGCATTCACATTAAAAAATCACGAAGATGAAACAAAATTACAAGAAGCCAAAACACGTGTGAAGGAATTGACAGCCAAATTCCCTCTATACAAGCGTTAA